One Trichocoleus desertorum ATA4-8-CV12 DNA window includes the following coding sequences:
- a CDS encoding FHA domain-containing protein, whose amino-acid sequence MPVSGTLCLSLAIRRLDALEANRYAIWVTNAPYPSGYVLHDRVWPDALSQTWHAWQEMFSLRGLPQVPHLSATPLSPTPPFVLPPDSNALPYGARLMQHLGVSLWQWLFNGPIEANFNRSQGAAFGLGGRLQLRLEIQAPELIALPWEIMQSQMGKPAIALNSEHLLFSRTTSDVEPLPPLRLDRSLKILLVLGQETETLSDRAAVKADNRAASPALDLEQEAETLVHILTRYEAPSSMGGRIVPDLPQVDTLIQPTSAELIERLETGNYNIFFYAGHGTPAPDGGLLLLSPGTTLSGTELAQVLTRRGVILAVFNACWGAQPDHTNQQPIPRSSLAEVLIHHGVPAVLGMRDSITDQEALSFIQALAQALRERQPVDRAVALARQHLLMLYKFNQPAWTLPVLYMHPQFDGQLIKPEENTMLPPPGPSDIPARIPMASLRRVGPPAKKWPVRDGRIQVGSKEDNDLVLPEPGVSRYHAEIFYRDASNDANSQPSYFLRDFSRFGTLVLGANGWQKIHQQEVSLNSGVQLKFGNPKGEAVEFLVEHESLTLGEHNF is encoded by the coding sequence ATGCCTGTGTCAGGAACTCTCTGCCTCAGCTTAGCCATTAGACGCCTAGATGCTTTAGAGGCGAATCGGTATGCAATTTGGGTGACAAACGCTCCGTATCCGAGCGGGTACGTTCTCCACGATCGCGTTTGGCCTGATGCACTGTCTCAAACTTGGCATGCTTGGCAGGAAATGTTTTCCCTCCGGGGGCTGCCCCAAGTGCCTCACCTCTCAGCGACGCCCCTGTCACCGACGCCCCCATTTGTATTGCCCCCCGATTCTAACGCCTTGCCCTACGGGGCGCGGTTGATGCAGCATTTGGGTGTCAGTTTGTGGCAATGGCTATTTAATGGCCCAATCGAAGCGAATTTCAATCGGAGTCAAGGAGCTGCTTTTGGCTTGGGAGGGCGGTTGCAATTACGGCTAGAAATTCAAGCGCCTGAGCTGATCGCCCTGCCTTGGGAAATTATGCAATCGCAAATGGGTAAGCCCGCGATCGCCCTCAATAGTGAACATCTCTTGTTCAGCCGCACAACCAGTGATGTAGAGCCCCTGCCGCCTCTACGCCTCGATCGATCGCTGAAAATCCTATTAGTTTTGGGGCAAGAAACCGAAACACTGTCTGACCGGGCTGCGGTTAAGGCTGACAACAGAGCTGCATCCCCGGCGCTAGATCTAGAACAAGAAGCTGAAACTTTAGTCCATATCTTGACTCGGTACGAAGCCCCTAGCTCGATGGGAGGACGAATTGTTCCCGATCTGCCTCAAGTAGATACTTTGATTCAGCCAACCTCAGCAGAACTGATTGAGCGTTTAGAGACCGGAAATTACAACATTTTCTTTTATGCAGGGCACGGGACTCCAGCACCCGACGGTGGGTTGCTCTTATTAAGTCCTGGAACGACCCTGAGTGGAACAGAACTAGCTCAAGTGTTAACCCGTCGTGGTGTCATTCTGGCAGTGTTTAATGCTTGTTGGGGAGCCCAACCCGACCACACAAACCAGCAACCGATTCCTCGCAGCAGCTTGGCAGAAGTCCTGATTCATCATGGAGTTCCGGCGGTCTTGGGCATGCGTGACTCGATTACGGATCAAGAAGCCCTCAGCTTTATCCAAGCACTGGCCCAAGCATTACGAGAACGCCAACCCGTTGACCGAGCCGTTGCCTTGGCTAGACAGCATCTTTTGATGCTTTATAAGTTTAATCAACCTGCCTGGACTCTGCCTGTGCTGTACATGCATCCGCAGTTTGATGGTCAGTTGATTAAGCCCGAAGAGAACACAATGCTGCCACCCCCAGGGCCAAGCGACATTCCAGCCCGAATTCCGATGGCATCGCTGCGACGAGTCGGACCCCCTGCAAAAAAGTGGCCAGTTCGAGACGGCAGAATTCAAGTTGGTAGCAAGGAAGACAACGATTTGGTATTACCGGAACCTGGTGTATCTCGTTATCATGCCGAAATTTTCTACCGAGACGCTTCCAATGATGCTAATAGTCAGCCATCCTATTTCCTCAGAGATTTTTCTCGGTTTGGCACTCTGGTTTTGGGAGCCAATGGTTGGCAAAAAATCCATCAACAGGAAGTCTCTTTAAACTCTGGAGTTCAGCTAAAATTTGGCAATCCTAAGGGGGAGGCGGTAGAGTTTTTGGTTGAACATGAGTCTCTAACTTTAGGGGAACACAACTTCTAA
- a CDS encoding PrsW family intramembrane metalloprotease, with protein sequence MTGQDPYVAFLWQVPPLGSTERNSPCYPLSRTESVTVGRDPYCQIILDSNLFGMVSRRHAQIRPILNLRTQTREPVWEICDLNSANGTYLNGQRLQSCQIMQIGDRITLGNNGPDFVFECHRVEPPVASRFAVTSYGSSAPRQSAHAATVPPARGAQLTPADSVTLTQLFPILSTGKELARKAYLVPGIITVGFVVLMFAAVGQPIAFNLLLATYLVGVAYYLVYQLCGKRKPWWVLFGALGIMVLILRSPILSTFIVFFRQVLPGHLPTPNEPVGFFRLIISMFFGAGLMEELLKALPVLTAYWLGRLVRSPWREQIGVWEPLDGILLGTAAAAGFTLVETLGQYVPEIEQQSGSLEGLQLLIPRVLGSVAGHIAYSGYLGYFIGLSVLKPRKRWSILGIGYLSAAILHALWNAAGTINALLLMIVGVVSYAFLAAAILKARQLSPTRSQNFATRLSNSS encoded by the coding sequence ATGACGGGTCAAGATCCTTACGTCGCTTTCCTCTGGCAAGTTCCTCCTCTAGGTTCAACAGAACGAAACTCTCCTTGCTACCCGTTGTCGCGCACTGAGTCAGTGACAGTTGGGCGTGATCCCTATTGTCAAATTATTTTAGACTCCAATCTTTTTGGGATGGTTTCGCGGCGTCACGCCCAAATCCGCCCTATTCTAAATCTTAGAACTCAGACTAGAGAACCCGTCTGGGAGATTTGCGATCTCAACAGCGCCAATGGCACTTATCTGAATGGGCAACGATTGCAAAGTTGCCAGATCATGCAGATTGGCGATCGCATTACCCTTGGCAACAATGGGCCAGATTTTGTCTTTGAGTGCCACCGCGTTGAGCCTCCAGTCGCCTCTCGCTTTGCAGTTACTTCATACGGCAGTTCTGCACCGCGTCAATCTGCTCATGCAGCGACAGTACCGCCTGCCAGAGGTGCTCAACTGACCCCAGCAGATTCAGTCACTTTGACCCAGCTCTTTCCCATTCTTTCTACTGGAAAAGAGCTAGCCCGCAAAGCTTACCTTGTTCCTGGCATCATTACCGTCGGCTTTGTCGTCTTGATGTTTGCAGCGGTTGGTCAGCCCATCGCCTTCAATCTACTGCTAGCTACCTATCTAGTAGGAGTGGCTTATTATCTCGTTTACCAACTCTGTGGTAAGCGCAAACCTTGGTGGGTTTTGTTTGGCGCTCTCGGCATTATGGTGTTGATTTTACGTAGCCCCATTTTGTCTACGTTTATCGTCTTTTTCCGACAAGTTCTGCCGGGTCATCTTCCTACCCCAAATGAACCTGTAGGCTTCTTTAGACTCATAATCAGCATGTTTTTTGGCGCAGGCTTGATGGAAGAACTGCTGAAAGCTTTACCAGTTTTAACGGCTTACTGGCTTGGTCGGTTGGTGCGATCGCCTTGGCGCGAACAAATCGGAGTTTGGGAGCCACTCGATGGCATTTTGCTGGGCACTGCTGCTGCCGCCGGATTTACGCTAGTGGAAACGTTGGGCCAATATGTTCCAGAAATTGAGCAGCAATCGGGTTCCTTGGAAGGACTACAACTTCTAATTCCAAGAGTGCTCGGCTCTGTAGCAGGCCATATTGCCTACAGTGGCTACTTAGGCTATTTCATTGGGCTGAGTGTGCTCAAGCCGAGAAAGCGTTGGTCTATTTTGGGAATTGGCTACCTGAGCGCAGCCATCCTTCATGCTCTATGGAATGCTGCTGGCACGATTAACGCTTTGTTGCTCATGATCGTCGGTGTCGTGTCTTATGCTTTTTTAGCAGCAGCAATCCTGAAAGCTCGCCAATTATCACCCACCCGCTCCCAAAATTTTGCCACTCGACTTTCCAATTCCTCTTAA
- a CDS encoding tandem-95 repeat protein — protein MSLSFSDLFEESFYLVNNPDVAQAVQAGFFSSGFQHFIQAGQFELSNSPSRAPSPLFNEAFYLANNPDVAAAVQAGSFSSGFQHFIQAGQFELSNSPARLPGPLFDELFYLSNNSDVAEAVRSGTFSSGFEHFVKFGQFEVDSQFSRNPSLRYDERFYLDHNPDIAAAVTNGSFASGFRHYLLFGQQERRSAVNTPPVIGSDSLTANEDTLTITPNLLANDTDPNGDRLIISSFTQPGNGVLASNDNGTFSYTPNLNYEGIDSFSYTVSDGYGGFVSSTVSISINPSPDTPVAGNDAFTTDEDTQLSFTSNQLLSNDFDPENDPFFFNSFTQPTNGTVEGLGNGTFTYNPKSNFNGTDSFTYTITDGDGTTVAGTVNLTVRSINDVPIAGNDTFTTDEDTRVSFSRATLLNNDTDADGNPILITGFTQPLNGRVVDLGGSYTYTPNANFNGSDSFTYTITDGRGGNTSAVVTLNVNAINDAPIAGNDIITTNEDTSVTFSRANLLSNDSDADQDTLLITSFSQPGRGTLASSNGTLTYTPTANFSGSDSFTYVVTDGKGSSTTATVALVVNSVQDIPVANNDAFTTSEDTELLISPSDLLRNDSDADQQQLLINSFGPALNGVVRDNGNQTFTYTPSPNFNGSDSFTYTITDGSGGTATATVNVNVTSVNDIPVANSDAVTTNEDSVALITNVLTNDTDADQDAIAIVSFTQPSSGTVDSRNNGSFNYIPNPDFNGSDSFTYTISDGRGGSTTGVVNITVNAVNDPPIALNDTASTAEDTQVTIVNVLANDSDIEGNTFFLTSSTSAANGQLIDQGNGTFRYTPNTNFNGSDSFTYTITDSNGGSASATVNITVSAVNDPPIALNDTASTTEDTVVTIPVLTNDTDAEGNALTIDNFSTPTQGSLSQSNGVFTYTPNANANGSDSFTYTISDGNGGTASATVSVTITPVNDAPIAISDTASTTEDTVVTIPVLTNDTDVEGNALSITGVSVNPTLGSVVNNNGVFIYTPNANANGSDSFTYTISDGNGGTASATVNVTITPVNDAPIAISDAVSTNEDTVVTIPVLTNDTDAEGNTLTIDNFSTPAKGSLSQNNGVFTYTPTANANGSDSFTYTISDGNSGTASATVNVTITPVNDAPIAISDAVSTNEDTVVTIPVLTNDTDVEGNALSITGVSVNPTLGSVVNNNGVFIYTPNANANGSDSFTYTISDGNGGTASATVNVTITPVNDAPIAISDAVSTNEDTVVTIPVLTNDTDAEGNTLTIDNFSTPAKGSLSQNNGVFTYTPTANANGSDSFTYTISDGNSGTASATVNVTITPVNDAPIAISDAVSTNEDTIVTIAALANDIDVEGNALSITGNTNPVHGSVISNNGTFRYTPTTNFNGSDSFTYTISDGNGGTASATVNVTITPVNDLPKALGDLLVVAAPTSTSISPAALLANDTDVDGVLTIASVTQPSRGSLTTNSDGTYTYNPSANFNGNDSFTYIVSDGAGGTASATVNLIVAQALDAGFSVAPNSNITNSTTIPHASVEAIGDNNFDYYSFTATAGSQGIFDIDFGDRGGTAALDTEIFLFDGNGTLLSTNDDATTADPGSSSINDSFLTYNFTSSGRYVIGVAKFDSTNTIGVGITGTPLTPNDSYTLHVSVQNPTIA, from the coding sequence ATGAGTCTCAGTTTCAGCGACCTCTTCGAGGAAAGTTTTTATCTCGTCAACAACCCTGATGTTGCACAAGCAGTCCAAGCAGGTTTTTTTAGCAGTGGTTTTCAGCACTTCATCCAAGCTGGTCAGTTTGAACTCAGCAACAGCCCCAGCCGCGCTCCTAGCCCCTTGTTTAATGAAGCCTTCTACCTGGCTAATAACCCCGATGTAGCTGCTGCTGTCCAAGCAGGTTCTTTTAGCAGTGGCTTCCAGCACTTTATCCAAGCTGGTCAGTTTGAACTCAGCAACAGCCCTGCCCGCTTGCCCGGTCCCCTCTTTGACGAGCTCTTCTATTTGTCCAACAACTCGGATGTTGCAGAAGCAGTTCGCAGTGGCACCTTCAGTAGCGGCTTTGAACACTTTGTCAAGTTTGGTCAGTTTGAAGTCGATTCGCAGTTTAGCCGCAATCCTAGCCTTCGCTATGACGAACGCTTCTACCTAGACCATAATCCTGACATTGCTGCTGCGGTTACCAATGGCTCTTTCGCGAGTGGCTTCCGCCATTATCTGCTCTTTGGCCAGCAGGAGCGCAGAAGTGCTGTCAATACCCCGCCTGTCATCGGTAGTGATAGTCTCACCGCCAACGAAGACACCCTGACCATCACCCCAAATCTCCTGGCCAACGACACCGACCCCAATGGCGATCGCCTCATCATCTCTAGCTTTACTCAGCCTGGTAATGGAGTACTAGCCAGTAACGACAATGGAACATTCTCCTATACACCAAATTTAAACTACGAGGGAATTGATAGCTTTAGTTACACAGTGAGCGATGGCTATGGTGGTTTCGTCAGCAGCACCGTTAGCATCAGCATCAATCCCAGCCCAGACACGCCGGTTGCAGGTAACGATGCTTTTACCACAGACGAAGATACTCAACTTAGCTTCACAAGTAATCAGCTACTAAGTAACGATTTCGACCCTGAGAACGATCCCTTCTTTTTTAATAGCTTTACTCAGCCTACAAACGGTACTGTTGAAGGATTGGGTAATGGCACCTTCACCTACAATCCCAAGTCCAACTTCAACGGCACAGATAGTTTTACTTACACGATTACAGATGGTGACGGCACTACAGTCGCTGGCACCGTTAACCTCACTGTTCGTTCGATCAATGATGTGCCCATAGCGGGTAATGATACTTTCACTACCGATGAGGATACGCGAGTCAGTTTCAGTCGAGCTACGTTGTTAAACAATGATACTGACGCTGATGGCAATCCTATTTTAATTACAGGCTTTACTCAGCCTCTAAACGGTAGAGTCGTTGACCTTGGAGGCTCCTATACCTACACCCCCAATGCCAATTTCAACGGTTCTGATAGCTTCACCTACACCATTACAGATGGTCGGGGTGGTAATACAAGTGCGGTTGTCACTCTGAACGTTAACGCGATCAACGATGCACCGATCGCAGGTAACGATATCATTACGACAAATGAGGATACATCTGTTACCTTTAGTCGAGCAAACCTGTTATCTAATGACAGCGATGCTGACCAAGATACCCTTCTAATTACTAGCTTCTCCCAGCCAGGACGAGGCACGCTGGCGAGTAGTAATGGGACTCTTACATACACACCTACTGCCAACTTTAGTGGCAGTGATAGTTTTACTTATGTTGTTACCGATGGCAAAGGTAGTTCTACAACTGCTACCGTCGCCCTAGTCGTCAACTCAGTTCAAGATATTCCTGTTGCCAATAATGATGCATTCACGACCAGTGAAGACACAGAACTACTCATTAGTCCTAGTGATCTCCTTAGAAACGATAGTGATGCAGACCAACAGCAACTGCTAATTAATAGCTTTGGTCCAGCATTAAATGGCGTCGTCAGGGATAACGGCAACCAAACCTTTACTTATACTCCAAGCCCTAATTTTAACGGTTCTGATAGCTTCACCTACACCATTACAGATGGTAGTGGTGGAACCGCAACCGCTACGGTCAACGTCAATGTTACGTCAGTCAACGATATTCCTGTTGCTAATAGTGACGCAGTCACCACGAATGAAGATTCGGTGGCTTTAATCACTAATGTACTGACTAACGATACAGATGCAGACCAAGACGCGATCGCAATTGTTAGCTTCACCCAGCCCAGTAGCGGCACAGTAGACAGTCGCAACAACGGCTCATTTAATTACATACCTAATCCTGACTTCAACGGCTCTGATAGCTTCACCTACACCATCAGTGATGGCAGGGGAGGCAGTACCACTGGCGTTGTCAACATCACTGTTAACGCGGTGAACGACCCACCCATTGCCCTCAACGATACAGCAAGTACCGCTGAAGACACACAGGTCACAATTGTCAATGTCTTAGCCAACGATAGTGACATTGAGGGTAATACCTTTTTCCTCACCAGTAGTACCTCAGCTGCTAATGGTCAGCTCATTGATCAGGGGAATGGCACCTTCCGATACACCCCCAACACCAACTTCAACGGCTCTGACAGCTTCACCTACACTATTACAGATAGCAACGGCGGCTCTGCTTCTGCCACAGTCAACATCACTGTTAGCGCGGTGAACGACCCACCCATTGCCCTCAACGATACGGCAAGCACCACTGAGGACACTGTTGTCACCATCCCTGTCCTGACAAATGACACCGATGCTGAAGGCAATGCTCTCACGATTGACAACTTCTCCACTCCGACCCAAGGCAGCTTGAGCCAAAGTAACGGCGTCTTCACTTACACGCCCAATGCCAATGCCAACGGCTCTGATAGCTTCACCTACACCATCAGTGATGGCAATGGTGGAACCGCCTCTGCCACGGTCAGTGTCACCATCACCCCGGTCAATGATGCTCCCATTGCCATCAGCGATACGGCAAGCACCACTGAGGACACTGTTGTCACCATTCCTGTCCTAACGAATGACACCGATGTCGAAGGTAATGCCCTCTCGATTACAGGAGTCTCTGTCAATCCCACTCTTGGCTCTGTGGTCAACAACAACGGCGTCTTCATCTACACCCCCAATGCCAATGCCAACGGCTCTGATAGCTTCACCTACACCATCAGTGATGGCAATGGTGGAACCGCCTCTGCCACGGTCAATGTCACCATCACCCCGGTCAATGATGCTCCCATTGCCATCAGCGATGCTGTCAGCACTAATGAAGACACTGTTGTTACCATCCCTGTCCTGACGAATGACACCGATGCTGAAGGCAATACCCTCACGATTGACAACTTCTCCACTCCGGCCAAAGGCAGCCTGAGCCAAAACAACGGGGTCTTCACTTACACCCCAACTGCCAATGCTAACGGCTCTGATAGCTTCACCTACACCATCAGTGATGGCAATAGTGGAACCGCCTCAGCCACGGTCAATGTCACCATCACCCCGGTCAATGATGCTCCCATTGCCATCAGCGATGCTGTCAGCACTAATGAGGACACTGTTGTCACCATTCCTGTCCTAACGAATGACACCGATGTCGAAGGTAATGCCCTCTCGATTACAGGAGTCTCTGTCAATCCCACTCTTGGCTCTGTGGTCAACAACAACGGCGTCTTCATCTACACCCCCAATGCCAATGCCAACGGCTCTGATAGCTTCACCTACACCATCAGTGATGGCAATGGTGGAACCGCCTCTGCCACGGTCAATGTCACCATCACCCCGGTCAATGATGCTCCCATTGCCATCAGCGATGCTGTCAGCACTAATGAAGACACTGTTGTTACCATCCCTGTCCTGACGAATGACACCGATGCTGAAGGCAATACCCTCACGATTGACAACTTCTCCACTCCGGCCAAAGGCAGCCTGAGCCAAAACAACGGGGTCTTCACTTACACCCCAACTGCCAATGCTAACGGCTCTGATAGCTTCACCTACACCATCAGTGATGGCAATAGTGGAACCGCCTCAGCCACGGTCAATGTCACCATCACCCCGGTCAATGATGCTCCCATTGCCATCAGCGATGCTGTCAGCACTAATGAAGACACCATTGTCACGATCGCGGCTCTAGCTAACGACATTGATGTCGAGGGTAATGCTCTCTCAATTACCGGAAATACTAATCCTGTTCATGGCTCTGTTATCAGCAACAACGGTACCTTCCGCTATACCCCGACAACCAACTTCAATGGTTCTGACAGCTTCACCTACACCATCAGTGATGGTAACGGCGGGACCGCCTCTGCCACGGTCAATGTCACCATCACCCCCGTCAATGATTTGCCCAAAGCTCTAGGTGATCTACTTGTAGTCGCTGCTCCTACATCAACCTCGATTAGTCCTGCTGCCTTGCTGGCCAATGATACGGATGTGGATGGTGTGCTCACGATCGCTAGCGTGACTCAACCGTCACGCGGTAGTTTAACCACCAATTCGGATGGTACGTACACCTACAACCCAAGCGCTAACTTCAACGGTAATGACAGCTTCACTTACATTGTCAGCGATGGTGCAGGTGGAACTGCTTCAGCAACCGTGAATCTAATTGTGGCTCAGGCTCTTGATGCTGGCTTCTCTGTGGCCCCTAACTCCAATATCACCAATTCGACAACCATTCCTCATGCCTCGGTTGAAGCCATAGGAGATAACAACTTCGACTACTACTCATTCACGGCTACAGCAGGTTCTCAAGGGATTTTCGACATCGACTTTGGCGATCGCGGTGGTACTGCTGCTTTAGATACGGAAATCTTCCTGTTCGACGGCAACGGCACCCTTCTGTCCACCAATGATGATGCGACTACAGCCGATCCTGGTAGCAGTTCCATCAACGACTCATTCTTGACTTACAACTTCACGTCCTCTGGTCGTTATGTCATTGGTGTTGCCAAATTTGACTCAACCAATACCATTGGAGTTGGCATTACAGGAACCCCACTGACACCCAACGATAGCTACACGCTCCATGTTTCAGTTCAAAACCCCACCATTGCTTAG
- a CDS encoding protein phosphatase 2C domain-containing protein produces the protein MNHATAPIYCPVCQTLNAETHNFCQQCRSALPKRYLWAVGTSVDTYQIGDILGDRYVLKGRRVLFDTKPGLLPDLPSDISAAIASYLRLFPYQLHIPQVYGQVQTDKGAAVVLLEQAPINSRELSQNAAKLSDPLFPSLANAWSEATPLRQLNWLWQIAQLWQPFSSEGVASSLLEPQLLRVEGPLVRLLELQSDRKAAPTLMQLGQLWLQWAPTARPEIARFLAALCHQMIQRQIRTPEQLMAQLDRGLTVCGRSQARLAQIATRTDQGPSRQRNEDACYPASGTALSVPLHPGEAHKTLTLVCDGIGGHEGGDVASNLTIAAIQERIQALEIDVVLQQPDNLMAELEQSVCIANDLICQRNDQERRTDRQRMGTTLVMALARGHEIYITHIGDSRVYWITRTGCYQITVDDDVASREVRLGYALYRDAVHQPVAGSLVQALGMSSSATLHPTVQRFMLDEAGVFLLCSDGLSDNDRVEEYWESEILPILDGKVDVATACQRLVEIGNMRNGHDNVTVGMLYYHVTHSEAIAELPESLLTEPLELEVPPLREPIQDRELTQTAIAVEPPTPTATAPSTLKTQILPPQRSQNAAALLLGILLLAGLGGVLAYLLLPGVSRRVDTLLGWEPQPDTTAVSPDPIATIAAPNSPPNSPPLLLSPGTLVQIRQANRSELPNQLPNQLPNQSGPEAIELQPQPGSFTTASGDRPSTATTARLVPVGGTLQVLSKQVIPAQGSWVRLKFCSPSSDASSNASTAPVPATPSPRTPATVPATPSPTSDRFLAPGESGWIEEAVLTPLIIPSATLQPNQLGACTQTTPASPPTPTEELSPSAIPD, from the coding sequence ATGAACCATGCTACGGCACCAATTTATTGCCCCGTTTGTCAGACGCTTAATGCGGAGACCCATAACTTTTGCCAACAATGCCGCTCTGCTTTGCCCAAACGGTATCTTTGGGCTGTAGGAACCAGCGTTGATACCTATCAAATAGGGGATATATTAGGCGATCGCTATGTGCTCAAAGGTCGCCGAGTTCTGTTTGATACGAAGCCGGGGCTGCTGCCAGATCTGCCTAGTGATATTTCGGCGGCGATCGCCTCTTACCTGAGGTTGTTTCCCTATCAACTGCATATTCCTCAAGTCTATGGACAGGTGCAGACAGATAAGGGAGCCGCTGTCGTGCTGTTAGAGCAAGCGCCGATTAACAGCAGAGAGCTGAGCCAAAATGCAGCCAAACTATCTGATCCGCTCTTTCCATCTCTAGCGAATGCTTGGTCAGAGGCAACGCCACTGCGACAGCTCAATTGGTTATGGCAAATAGCCCAACTGTGGCAACCATTCAGCAGTGAGGGGGTCGCTTCAAGCTTGCTGGAACCGCAACTACTGCGAGTGGAGGGGCCGCTCGTCCGTTTGCTAGAACTTCAAAGCGATCGCAAAGCAGCTCCTACCTTGATGCAACTGGGACAGCTTTGGTTGCAATGGGCACCTACCGCTCGGCCTGAGATTGCACGTTTCTTGGCAGCTCTATGCCATCAAATGATTCAAAGGCAGATTCGTACGCCCGAACAGTTAATGGCGCAACTGGATCGAGGGCTAACGGTCTGTGGGCGATCGCAAGCTCGCTTAGCTCAGATTGCTACCCGCACCGATCAAGGCCCCAGCCGCCAGCGCAACGAAGATGCCTGCTACCCTGCCAGTGGAACTGCTCTTTCAGTGCCCCTGCATCCCGGCGAAGCCCATAAAACCTTAACCTTGGTATGTGACGGAATCGGAGGTCACGAAGGCGGTGATGTTGCTTCTAATCTGACGATCGCGGCGATTCAGGAACGCATTCAGGCGCTAGAAATTGACGTGGTTTTGCAGCAACCAGATAACTTGATGGCAGAACTAGAGCAGTCTGTTTGCATCGCCAATGACTTAATTTGCCAGCGCAACGATCAGGAAAGACGGACCGATCGCCAGCGTATGGGGACAACCCTTGTGATGGCGCTAGCCCGTGGTCATGAAATCTATATCACTCATATTGGTGACAGCCGAGTTTATTGGATCACTCGCACAGGCTGCTACCAAATCACCGTAGACGATGACGTGGCTTCGCGAGAAGTGCGCTTAGGCTATGCCTTGTATCGAGATGCCGTACACCAACCAGTCGCAGGTTCGCTTGTACAAGCTCTAGGCATGAGTAGTTCCGCGACCTTACATCCCACCGTACAGCGTTTCATGCTAGATGAAGCAGGGGTCTTCCTGCTCTGTTCCGATGGCTTGAGTGACAACGATCGTGTCGAAGAATATTGGGAAAGCGAAATTTTGCCAATTTTAGATGGCAAGGTTGATGTAGCCACTGCTTGCCAAAGATTAGTTGAGATTGGCAATATGCGGAACGGTCACGACAACGTCACCGTGGGGATGCTTTACTATCACGTCACTCATAGCGAGGCGATCGCTGAATTGCCAGAGTCTTTGCTGACGGAGCCACTAGAACTAGAAGTCCCTCCTCTTAGGGAGCCAATTCAGGATAGAGAGTTAACCCAAACGGCGATCGCGGTTGAGCCGCCCACTCCAACTGCTACGGCACCTTCCACCCTCAAAACTCAAATCTTGCCACCTCAACGCTCCCAGAATGCAGCAGCTCTGCTCCTGGGAATTCTGCTGCTTGCAGGTTTGGGTGGTGTTTTAGCTTACCTACTGCTACCAGGTGTGAGTCGTCGCGTGGATACATTGTTAGGCTGGGAACCTCAACCAGATACTACGGCTGTGAGTCCAGATCCGATTGCTACCATTGCTGCGCCTAACTCCCCGCCTAACTCCCCACCGCTCCTTCTGTCTCCAGGGACTTTGGTGCAAATTCGGCAGGCCAACAGGTCTGAACTACCCAATCAGCTACCCAATCAGCTACCCAATCAGAGTGGGCCTGAAGCGATAGAACTACAGCCTCAACCCGGCAGCTTTACCACTGCATCTGGCGATCGCCCCTCTACTGCCACAACAGCTCGATTAGTACCTGTCGGTGGGACGCTGCAAGTCCTGAGTAAACAGGTGATTCCGGCTCAAGGCAGTTGGGTCAGACTAAAATTTTGCTCACCTTCTAGCGATGCGAGTTCTAATGCCAGCACGGCTCCAGTCCCCGCAACTCCTAGTCCCAGAACTCCAGCTACAGTTCCCGCAACTCCATCCCCTACGAGCGATCGCTTCTTGGCACCTGGGGAAAGTGGCTGGATTGAAGAAGCAGTTTTAACGCCGCTAATTATACCCAGCGCTACACTTCAACCGAATCAGTTAGGAGCCTGTACGCAGACCACGCCAGCTTCTCCCCCGACCCCGACAGAGGAACTCAGCCCGTCAGCTATCCCAGATTAA
- the def gene encoding peptide deformylase translates to MTSEVLVEKKKLDSPPLEIHHLGDRVLRQPAKRINKVDAEIRELVREMLQTMYSADGIGLAAPQVAVQKQLIVIDCEPDDPTNQPLILINPSVKHMGRDICVAQEGCLSIPGVYLDVKRPAAVEVSYKDEYGRPQKLSATGLLARAIQHEMDHLNGVLFVDRVENGLALNQELAKHGFSAQAVKPMA, encoded by the coding sequence ATGACTTCTGAGGTTCTTGTCGAAAAGAAAAAGTTAGATAGTCCGCCTTTAGAGATTCACCATCTTGGCGATCGCGTCTTGCGTCAGCCAGCGAAGCGGATCAACAAAGTGGATGCAGAAATCCGTGAATTGGTTCGTGAGATGCTGCAAACGATGTATAGCGCTGACGGGATTGGGTTAGCGGCTCCTCAAGTGGCTGTGCAGAAACAGCTGATTGTGATCGATTGTGAACCAGACGACCCCACTAACCAACCGCTAATTTTGATCAACCCCAGCGTTAAGCATATGGGTCGCGATATCTGTGTGGCTCAAGAAGGCTGCCTCAGCATTCCAGGAGTTTATTTGGATGTTAAGCGGCCTGCTGCGGTCGAGGTATCTTATAAAGACGAGTACGGACGGCCCCAAAAGCTTAGCGCGACAGGTCTGCTTGCTCGCGCCATTCAACATGAAATGGATCACTTAAATGGTGTGTTATTTGTAGATCGTGTCGAGAATGGTCTCGCTCTGAATCAAGAGTTGGCTAAGCATGGTTTCTCAGCCCAAGCTGTCAAGCCTATGGCTTAG